The proteins below come from a single Mucilaginibacter mali genomic window:
- a CDS encoding protein-disulfide reductase DsbD family protein encodes MPCIFPMLPLTVGFFTKRHHNRRQGIRDALLYGLAIILIYVGLGMAITIVFGASALNNLATNGVFNLGFFLLLVVFAASFLGAFELTLPSKWINKAEENTGKKGFGGILMMAAVLALVSFSCTGPIIGTLLVQAAGSGQRLGPVIGMLGFSIALALPFVLFALFPSWLQSLPKSGGWMETIKTSLGFLELGLSLKFLSNVDLAYHWHWFDREVFLVLWIMISGCFGLYLLGKLHLEDHLTKGIGVPRLFSGILVGAFSLYMIPGLWGAPLKSIAAFLPPQDTQDFDLYTQSFKMTPQSGYGLVRAGAAGTKHKDLFHAPLGLSAFFDYEEGMAYAMSVNKPVLIDFTGHACVNCRKMEAAIWPDPKVLPLIRDEYVLIQLYVDDKTAVGSSTIGEINSKLQAEKFNSNSQPDYVLLDNKGKLLTQPVGAIYNAAVYAAYLQSGLNKFKKL; translated from the coding sequence ATGCCCTGCATCTTTCCGATGCTGCCTTTAACGGTAGGCTTTTTTACCAAACGCCATCATAACCGCAGGCAGGGTATCCGCGACGCCCTGCTTTACGGTTTGGCGATCATACTCATTTATGTTGGCCTGGGCATGGCTATCACCATTGTTTTTGGTGCCAGCGCATTGAACAACCTCGCCACCAATGGCGTATTTAATCTCGGTTTCTTTTTATTGCTGGTCGTATTTGCCGCCTCTTTCCTTGGGGCATTTGAACTCACTTTGCCCAGCAAATGGATCAATAAAGCCGAAGAGAATACCGGTAAAAAAGGTTTCGGTGGCATCCTGATGATGGCTGCCGTACTGGCGCTGGTTTCCTTTAGCTGTACCGGTCCCATTATCGGTACGCTACTGGTACAAGCCGCCGGCAGCGGCCAACGGCTCGGCCCCGTCATTGGTATGCTCGGTTTTTCCATCGCTTTAGCTTTACCGTTCGTTCTGTTCGCGTTGTTCCCGTCATGGCTGCAAAGCCTGCCCAAATCAGGCGGCTGGATGGAGACGATTAAAACCTCGCTCGGCTTTTTAGAATTAGGCTTGTCCTTAAAATTTTTATCAAACGTCGATCTGGCCTATCACTGGCATTGGTTTGACCGTGAGGTATTCCTCGTCTTATGGATAATGATCTCTGGTTGTTTTGGTTTATATCTGCTTGGCAAGTTGCATTTAGAGGATCACCTTACAAAAGGCATTGGCGTACCCCGGCTGTTTTCGGGTATACTGGTTGGTGCGTTTAGCCTGTATATGATCCCCGGGCTATGGGGTGCGCCTTTAAAATCAATCGCCGCCTTTTTACCACCGCAGGATACTCAAGATTTCGATTTATACACACAATCATTCAAGATGACGCCCCAAAGCGGGTATGGTTTAGTCAGGGCCGGGGCCGCTGGAACAAAACACAAAGACTTGTTTCATGCCCCATTAGGCCTGTCAGCTTTCTTTGATTACGAGGAAGGCATGGCCTATGCTATGTCAGTCAACAAACCTGTACTCATTGATTTTACTGGCCATGCCTGTGTCAACTGCCGGAAAATGGAAGCAGCCATCTGGCCTGATCCCAAAGTACTGCCGCTTATCCGTGACGAATATGTACTCATCCAGTTATATGTTGATGATAAAACGGCAGTAGGCAGTTCCACCATTGGCGAGATCAACAGCAAGCTGCAAGCCGAAAAGTTCAACAGTAACAGCCAGCCCGACTATGTATTGCTGGATAATAAAGGTAAGTTATTGACCCAACCTGTAGGCGCGATATACAATGCCGCCGTTTATGCAGCTTATTTACAGAGCGGACTCAACAAATTTAAAAAGTTATGA
- a CDS encoding RagB/SusD family nutrient uptake outer membrane protein, whose protein sequence is MNIINIHKIQCLIFLSLLLVSCKKILNVSPPSNQLVTTSVFASDDVAIAAQLAVYSQMKLDNYSIDKITGLSSDELFTYATDQTTKDFYTNSLSAVLDETGTGNLWKSHYNYIYEENAILENLGKSTGISSRVKQQLTGEAKFMLGFFYFRLVNLYGNVPLVITTDPKVNASLSRATQTDIYNYIISQLTEALSLLSENYVDASSVKTSIDRVRPTKSAASALLARVYLYNKQYSEAGQQATNVINNSVYKLCSLDSVFLINNAEAIWQLMQPPTASATAEGSFFVLTAAPSGSNTSTISTLLLSAFENGDSRRTKWIGTFGTGASAIYFNNKYKAGPNATGAPKEYSVVFRLAEQYLIRAEVRAQQNDLIGAIADVNAVRKRTGLSGLPLTLTQPDVIKAIYHERQVEFFCEAHRWFDLKRSGMIDLVMGGPNGVCKAKGGNWQSYQQLYPVPVTDITNNSNILQNPGY, encoded by the coding sequence ATGAACATTATAAATATACACAAAATACAATGCCTTATTTTTCTAAGTCTATTACTTGTAAGCTGTAAAAAAATACTAAATGTATCACCTCCGTCGAATCAATTGGTCACAACCAGCGTATTTGCATCGGACGATGTCGCAATTGCTGCTCAACTTGCTGTTTATAGCCAAATGAAGTTAGATAATTATAGTATAGACAAAATTACCGGGCTTTCCTCGGACGAATTATTTACATATGCAACCGACCAGACTACCAAGGATTTCTATACCAATTCGCTCAGCGCTGTTTTGGATGAAACTGGCACCGGCAACTTATGGAAAAGTCACTATAACTATATTTACGAAGAAAATGCGATTCTTGAAAATTTAGGAAAATCCACTGGAATTAGCTCGCGTGTTAAACAACAGTTAACTGGAGAAGCAAAGTTTATGCTCGGATTTTTCTATTTTAGGTTAGTTAATTTATACGGAAATGTTCCGTTGGTTATAACAACTGATCCTAAAGTCAATGCATCGCTTTCTCGAGCTACACAAACGGATATCTATAATTACATCATCTCGCAGTTGACTGAAGCGTTAAGCCTTTTGAGCGAAAATTATGTTGATGCTTCTTCCGTTAAAACATCTATCGATCGTGTACGTCCGACAAAATCAGCTGCAAGTGCTTTGTTAGCGAGGGTTTATCTATACAACAAGCAATACAGCGAAGCTGGGCAACAGGCAACGAACGTTATTAACAATTCAGTTTACAAATTATGTAGTTTAGACAGCGTTTTTCTGATAAATAATGCTGAAGCGATTTGGCAGCTTATGCAACCACCTACAGCATCCGCTACTGCCGAGGGATCATTTTTTGTTCTGACTGCTGCACCTAGTGGAAGCAATACGTCAACAATCAGTACTCTATTGTTGTCAGCATTCGAAAATGGAGACTCCCGTAGAACCAAATGGATCGGAACATTTGGTACAGGTGCATCAGCTATCTACTTCAATAATAAATACAAAGCTGGGCCAAATGCTACAGGCGCTCCAAAAGAATATTCTGTAGTATTTCGATTAGCTGAGCAATACTTGATACGTGCAGAAGTACGTGCACAGCAAAATGATCTAATCGGTGCAATCGCCGATGTAAATGCAGTTAGAAAACGAACCGGGCTGTCGGGGCTTCCTTTAACACTAACACAACCCGATGTAATAAAAGCAATCTATCACGAAAGACAAGTAGAGTTTTTTTGTGAAGCTCATCGCTGGTTCGATCTCAAACGGAGTGGAATGATTGACTTAGTAATGGGAGGCCCAAATGGTGTTTGTAAAGCAAAAGGAGGAAACTGGCAAAGTTACCAACAGCTATATCCTGTTCCGGTAACAGATATAACGAATAACTCTAATATTTTACAAAATCCTGGATATTAA
- a CDS encoding Gfo/Idh/MocA family protein — protein sequence MIKNNENKKSIKWGIIGCGNVTEVKSGPAFNEVPHSKLVAVMRRNAALAADYARRHKVSKWYSQAEELIADPEVNAIYVATPPAYHEEYVIKALEYGKMVYVEKPVTTTVESCERMVEAEHAFRGKLCVAHYRRALPYFNGIKGMLDQGTIGKVKMVKLTMLQPYRNDLIAKTEYNWRVVPALSGGGLFFDLAPHQLDILMWMLGEPVSCQGISLNHAGLYEADDTVVGTIQFPNGVLFTGDWCFTVPNHLKQDRCEIIGEKGAIKFEMFGKRFTVKTEDGIESFDYDHPRHIQQPMIGKVVNYFLGNGLNPCSANDALKSLQVMEAFQRKNEKDFKFIEL from the coding sequence ATGATAAAAAATAATGAAAATAAAAAATCTATCAAATGGGGCATTATTGGTTGTGGTAATGTGACCGAAGTGAAAAGTGGCCCTGCCTTTAATGAGGTGCCTCACTCAAAACTAGTTGCAGTAATGCGGCGTAATGCCGCATTGGCCGCAGACTATGCTAGGCGACATAAAGTTTCCAAATGGTACAGCCAGGCCGAAGAATTAATCGCCGATCCGGAGGTCAACGCGATATACGTGGCTACACCACCGGCTTACCATGAAGAGTATGTGATCAAAGCGCTGGAGTATGGCAAAATGGTCTATGTGGAAAAGCCCGTAACTACGACGGTAGAATCCTGTGAACGGATGGTCGAAGCGGAGCATGCTTTTAGGGGCAAATTATGTGTTGCACATTACCGCAGGGCTTTGCCTTATTTCAACGGAATCAAGGGAATGCTTGACCAGGGAACGATCGGTAAAGTCAAAATGGTCAAATTGACTATGCTTCAACCTTACCGCAATGACCTGATTGCCAAAACGGAATATAACTGGCGGGTAGTTCCGGCGTTGTCGGGTGGGGGGTTGTTTTTTGACTTGGCACCGCATCAGTTGGATATTTTAATGTGGATGTTAGGTGAACCTGTGAGCTGTCAGGGTATCTCGTTAAATCACGCAGGGCTTTATGAAGCCGATGATACCGTAGTCGGGACAATTCAGTTCCCGAATGGGGTGCTGTTTACCGGAGATTGGTGTTTTACTGTACCTAATCATTTAAAACAGGACCGCTGCGAGATCATTGGAGAAAAAGGTGCCATCAAGTTTGAAATGTTTGGCAAGCGTTTTACGGTGAAAACCGAGGATGGCATTGAAAGCTTCGACTATGACCACCCGCGCCACATCCAGCAACCAATGATTGGGAAAGTCGTGAATTATTTTTTGGGGAACGGCCTCAACCCTTGTTCGGCAAATGACGCTTTAAAAAGCCTGCAAGTAATGGAGGCATTTCAGCGAAAAAATGAAAAGGATTTTAAATTCATTGAATTATAA
- a CDS encoding TlpA family protein disulfide reductase, producing the protein MKNKLLKLIAITIFSCFSRQLIAQKTTKLNFLEEIKVGTPFANHTFTKVAYYKSKNLSVSEFRGKWLIFDFWAYNCSGCINSFPKINKLQAMLKDIASFVMICPDTSANEITYKKYKNGLSLTMPCAFDNAVKGFSLPRYVFIDPSGIVRAYTPNISEDQMIHIIKGDDNDKSLRTYYTNDKTVLLGLRESGDDINSPYFLESWKNIDSSLKGRSLLAKWDNSHRTGQFGNLRGVGTDGDKFEILGANLNELYMIAYTGQGHVGVKDTLYGKFWPKPVLEVKDSILFADANTLYNYSQKVLIQDANYSFKTHIMREDLYRYFGFNVTIETRKMPYWKLVTLNTKFKNIINDSLVTGTGAQREIPSSKELISTRYGLSKTVALISKINDLPVFNETGLDDFVSFKLEIDIDLLKGEKDTDSILGYFQKKYGLNLVKGEKEIRVLVIRDKKADFAN; encoded by the coding sequence ATGAAAAATAAATTACTCAAATTAATAGCAATAACAATCTTTTCTTGTTTTAGCCGACAATTGATTGCTCAGAAAACCACGAAATTGAATTTTTTAGAAGAAATTAAAGTAGGGACTCCTTTTGCCAACCATACTTTTACTAAAGTAGCTTATTATAAAAGTAAAAATCTAAGTGTTTCAGAATTTCGAGGAAAGTGGTTGATTTTTGATTTTTGGGCATATAATTGTAGCGGATGTATTAATTCCTTTCCCAAAATCAATAAGCTGCAGGCTATGTTGAAGGATATTGCAAGTTTTGTTATGATTTGCCCTGACACATCCGCAAACGAAATTACCTATAAAAAGTACAAAAACGGACTTTCACTAACAATGCCTTGCGCGTTTGATAATGCAGTGAAAGGATTTAGCCTACCTAGATATGTTTTTATTGATCCATCGGGCATAGTCAGGGCCTATACTCCAAATATTAGCGAAGATCAAATGATTCATATTATAAAAGGAGATGATAATGATAAGTCTCTGAGGACTTATTATACGAATGACAAGACAGTTCTTTTAGGTCTGAGGGAGAGCGGGGATGATATTAATTCTCCTTATTTTTTGGAGTCATGGAAAAACATCGATTCGAGTCTTAAAGGTAGATCGTTGCTGGCTAAATGGGATAATAGTCATCGTACCGGACAATTTGGAAATCTTAGGGGAGTAGGCACCGATGGGGATAAATTTGAAATCTTAGGTGCGAACCTAAACGAACTTTATATGATTGCTTATACCGGACAGGGGCATGTGGGTGTAAAAGATACATTGTACGGGAAGTTTTGGCCAAAACCTGTGTTAGAGGTAAAAGACTCTATCTTATTCGCAGATGCCAATACCCTGTATAATTACAGTCAGAAAGTACTTATCCAAGATGCAAATTACAGTTTTAAGACACATATAATGCGTGAAGATTTATATCGTTATTTCGGATTTAATGTTACGATAGAGACAAGAAAAATGCCGTATTGGAAACTGGTTACGTTAAACACGAAATTTAAAAATATAATAAACGATTCATTAGTAACAGGCACGGGTGCTCAAAGAGAAATCCCGAGCTCAAAGGAGCTTATTTCTACAAGATATGGACTCAGTAAAACAGTTGCTCTCATTTCGAAAATCAACGACTTGCCTGTTTTCAATGAAACTGGACTAGATGACTTTGTATCTTTTAAATTGGAGATTGATATAGATCTATTAAAAGGAGAGAAAGATACTGACTCAATTCTTGGCTATTTTCAAAAAAAGTACGGATTGAATTTAGTAAAAGGAGAAAAGGAAATACGCGTATTAGTAATAAGGGATAAAAAAGCTGACTTTGCTAATTAA
- a CDS encoding alkaline phosphatase family protein: protein MKKIFFICCLILIQQYVSAQHVVLISIDGLHPDMYLDKTWPAPNLQYLMKQGTYADHCLSVFPAYTHPAHAAMETGALPARSRIAYNQPIGSKGEWYWYYKAIKAPTIWQALKDQGKTTAAIMWPNVVDGPITYNLSEIWDKDHPNDRATVVRQHAIPKGLYEEIEMNATGKLDSTSMNDSFFSLDENAGRMAAYVFKKYKPDFLALHFACVDGQEHEHGRDADSVRMAVSANDRAIGNLIQAIDQSGLKDSTTVIIVGDHGFSTIHQVMRPNLLIKNQPALFVAAGGSCFLYRYANTKKMDETNIIQGVTDSLNKLPLEVRKLFRIINRNELDQMGADSAALIALAAVPGTVFSSSTAAAPAVNRGPGTLIQNSTLNGLLIPMAGGHHGFDPAIPDMWTGFIAYGAGIKKSGHIQEMAVVNIAPLVASLLGIEFKTPDGHIVPGIIVNHDKK, encoded by the coding sequence ATGAAAAAAATATTCTTTATATGCTGTTTGATATTAATTCAACAATATGTATCCGCTCAACATGTAGTACTTATCTCAATCGATGGGCTTCATCCTGATATGTACCTCGACAAAACTTGGCCTGCGCCGAATCTACAATATCTTATGAAACAGGGTACTTATGCCGATCATTGTTTGAGTGTGTTCCCGGCCTATACTCATCCTGCGCACGCGGCTATGGAGACAGGTGCGTTGCCAGCGCGCAGCAGAATTGCATATAACCAGCCTATAGGCAGTAAAGGGGAATGGTATTGGTATTATAAAGCGATAAAAGCTCCGACTATTTGGCAGGCCCTGAAGGATCAAGGCAAAACTACCGCTGCTATTATGTGGCCGAACGTGGTTGACGGACCAATCACTTACAATCTTTCGGAAATATGGGATAAAGATCACCCCAATGATCGGGCGACAGTAGTGCGGCAACATGCGATACCCAAAGGTTTGTACGAAGAAATTGAGATGAATGCGACGGGTAAGCTAGATAGTACCAGTATGAATGACAGCTTTTTTAGTTTAGATGAAAATGCTGGGCGTATGGCAGCCTATGTTTTTAAGAAGTATAAACCTGATTTTTTAGCCTTACATTTTGCCTGTGTGGATGGACAAGAACATGAGCATGGACGAGACGCCGATAGTGTGCGAATGGCCGTTTCTGCAAACGACAGAGCGATTGGAAACCTTATACAAGCTATCGATCAAAGCGGGTTAAAGGACAGCACCACGGTGATTATCGTAGGAGACCATGGCTTCAGCACGATCCATCAGGTGATGCGTCCGAATTTACTGATAAAAAATCAGCCAGCACTATTCGTTGCAGCGGGAGGCTCCTGTTTTTTGTATCGTTATGCCAATACCAAAAAAATGGATGAGACTAATATTATTCAAGGTGTTACGGATAGTCTAAATAAACTTCCATTAGAAGTACGTAAGCTATTTCGCATCATTAACCGGAATGAATTGGACCAAATGGGTGCGGACAGCGCTGCATTAATCGCTTTAGCAGCTGTTCCCGGTACAGTATTCAGTAGTTCGACCGCAGCCGCTCCGGCAGTTAACCGCGGTCCGGGCACGCTTATACAAAACAGTACCTTGAATGGTTTATTGATACCCATGGCCGGTGGTCACCACGGCTTCGATCCTGCTATTCCTGATATGTGGACAGGATTTATCGCCTATGGCGCTGGTATTAAAAAAAGCGGACATATTCAGGAAATGGCGGTAGTAAATATTGCCCCGCTTGTAGCCAGTTTATTAGGGATAGAATTTAAAACACCCGATGGCCATATTGTGCCAGGAATAATCGTGAATCATGATAAAAAATAA
- a CDS encoding PLP-dependent cysteine synthase family protein encodes MTIVSTKHTLKQKIDGLWLQVGNTPMLEITYTYQDGAPQTILVKDEHYSPTGSIKDRMALYILQKAYENGTIKAGDKIVEATSGNTGIAFAAIGRMLGHPVKIIMPDWLSQERMDIITSLGAEIQLISAADGGFKRCIQVAETLQHDERMFLPRQFENSLNAEAHEKTTGREIANQLLLLNIKKPYAFIAGVGTGGTIMGAGKQLKKLFPAIKLHPLEPAESPTLTTGYKNGKHRIQGISDEFIPAILDLAMLDKIIQVNDGDAILMAQKLGKDLGLGVGISSGANLVGAIKVQKGGGEGQTVITVFPDSNKKYLSTDLMKEEPVKLGYLSPDIRLLHCRIVNK; translated from the coding sequence ATGACGATAGTTAGCACCAAACATACCCTTAAACAAAAGATCGACGGACTCTGGCTACAAGTCGGCAACACACCTATGCTGGAGATCACCTATACATACCAGGACGGTGCGCCCCAAACCATCCTGGTCAAAGACGAACATTACAGCCCTACCGGCAGTATCAAAGACCGTATGGCGCTCTACATTTTGCAAAAAGCTTACGAAAACGGCACCATCAAGGCTGGCGATAAAATTGTCGAAGCCACCAGCGGCAATACAGGTATCGCGTTCGCCGCCATCGGTCGCATGCTCGGCCACCCCGTCAAAATCATCATGCCCGACTGGCTCAGCCAGGAACGTATGGATATCATCACCAGCCTCGGTGCGGAAATCCAATTGATAAGCGCCGCGGACGGCGGCTTTAAACGCTGCATCCAAGTCGCTGAAACGCTCCAGCACGATGAACGCATGTTCCTGCCGAGGCAGTTCGAGAATAGCCTGAATGCCGAAGCCCATGAAAAAACCACCGGCCGTGAGATCGCTAACCAATTGCTATTGCTCAATATCAAAAAGCCTTATGCTTTTATCGCAGGCGTAGGCACCGGCGGCACCATTATGGGTGCCGGAAAACAGCTTAAAAAATTGTTCCCCGCTATTAAACTGCACCCGCTGGAACCTGCCGAAAGCCCAACCCTGACAACCGGTTATAAAAACGGCAAACACCGCATACAGGGTATTTCCGACGAGTTTATACCGGCTATCCTTGACCTCGCTATGCTCGACAAGATCATACAGGTTAATGACGGAGACGCTATCCTGATGGCGCAAAAGCTGGGCAAAGACCTGGGTTTAGGCGTAGGCATTTCGTCCGGTGCTAACCTGGTCGGGGCGATCAAAGTACAGAAGGGCGGTGGTGAAGGCCAAACAGTCATTACCGTATTTCCTGACAGTAATAAGAAATACCTGTCCACTGACCTGATGAAAGAAGAGCCCGTTAAGCTGGGCTATCTATCACCTGATATCCGGTTGCTCCATTGTCGTATCGTAAATAAATAA
- a CDS encoding protein-disulfide reductase DsbD domain-containing protein — translation MKNIRIGLVVVLICFCWIAKAQIQPDPAHWAYGLKKLTGNISEVHLKCTIDEGWHIYAQKQTDEFIGTKTKIGFTKTPGLTLIGTPVEVGKREKYTVKEVGITNYEYAGTVDFVQKATIKTGIKELKGTITYQTCTHDHCLAEKTIDFTIPVN, via the coding sequence ATGAAAAATATTAGAATTGGTTTAGTGGTGGTGTTGATCTGTTTTTGTTGGATAGCAAAAGCTCAAATTCAGCCCGACCCGGCGCATTGGGCCTATGGTCTGAAGAAATTAACGGGTAATATTTCCGAAGTACATTTGAAATGTACTATTGATGAAGGTTGGCATATTTATGCCCAAAAGCAAACGGATGAATTTATCGGCACCAAAACCAAGATCGGTTTTACCAAAACACCTGGCCTGACACTAATAGGCACACCAGTGGAAGTCGGTAAAAGGGAAAAATACACGGTCAAGGAAGTTGGCATCACCAACTATGAATATGCCGGCACAGTGGATTTTGTACAAAAAGCCACCATAAAAACTGGAATAAAAGAACTGAAAGGCACCATCACCTACCAGACGTGCACCCACGACCATTGTCTGGCCGAGAAAACCATAGATTTTACCATACCGGTCAACTAA